In one Gopherus evgoodei ecotype Sinaloan lineage chromosome 1, rGopEvg1_v1.p, whole genome shotgun sequence genomic region, the following are encoded:
- the ANKRD49 gene encoding ankyrin repeat domain-containing protein 49 codes for MNESRKSDEKNIDNRKDDREELLEFSENFNQLELLETHRHLIPIGTQSLWSGESDEEDEEEEKSEEWYQLQEKKMENNPEKLLLWAAEKNQLSTVRRLLSQKLAPVNIQDEDQYTPLHRAAYGGHLDVVRELIAQGADVHALTVDGWTPLHSACKWNNTKVASFLLQHGADINAQTNGLLTPLHLAAGNRGSKETLELLLMNRYVKPNLKNNLDETAFDIARRTDIYHYLFEIVENCTNSVPDS; via the exons ATGAATGAAAGTAGAAAATCAGATGAGAAAAATATTGACAATAGAAAAGATGACAGAGAAGAGCTACTGGAATTTTCTGAGAACTTTAACCAACTTGAATTGTTGGAAACACACAGACATCTAATTCCTATAGGAACTCAGAGTCTTTGGTCAGGAGAGTCTGAtgaggaagatgaagaggaggaaaaaagtgaGGAGTGGTACCAACtgcaagaaaagaaaatggagaacAATCCAGAAAAACTGCTGCTTTGGGCAGCTGAAAAAAATCAG CTTAGCACAGTGCGCAGGCTCCTTTCTCAAAAGCTAGCTCCTGTTAACATCCAAGACGAAGATcaatacacacccctccatcgaGCTGCCTACGGTGGACATTTAGATGTTGTGCGTGAATTAATTGCCCAAGGTGCAGATGTCCATGCACTGACAGTGGACGGCTGGACACCTCTACATAGTGCATGTAAGTGGAACAATACAAAGGTGGCTTCGTTTTTACTTCAGCATGGTGCAGATATCAACGCTCAAACAAATGGATTACTGACACCATTGCATCTTGCTGCAGGAAACCGAGGGAGTAAAGAAACACTAGAACTTCTGCTGATGAATCGTTACGTGAAACCAAACCTAAAAAATAACTTGGATGAAACTGCATTTGATATTGCTAGAAGAACTGACATATATCACTACCTTTttgaaattgtagaaaattgcACAAATTCTGTGCCAGATTCTTAG